One Nodosilinea sp. FACHB-141 DNA segment encodes these proteins:
- the murF gene encoding UDP-N-acetylmuramoyl-tripeptide--D-alanyl-D-alanine ligase, whose amino-acid sequence MGFSSLATLAAAIQAPLDYVPPAHREDCVANITTDSRDIRENALFVALTGDRFDGHSFVEAAIAQGAIAAVVEQGKLIPHLPCLPVADTLVAYQALGHWWRTQQQASIVAITGSVGKTTTKELLAAALGTQGLVHKTQANYNNDIGVAKTLLQLRPDHAFGVIEMGMRGPGEIARLARIAVPDVAVITNVGTAHIGRLGSEQAIADAKCELLAESPQSIAVLNHDNARLLATARTVWAGRTITFGLEGGDVQGQLVDPETLEVQGVRLPLPLPGRHNALNLLAAIAVMQALNLDWRVLSQGISVELPSGRARQILLPDDIVLLDETYNAGVESMTAALHLLAETPGQRRIAVLGTMKELGERSVDLHRQVGQVVSNLGLDALLTLADPDESLALEEGAAGVKTMSFADHQSLAQHLQRMMQPGDRVLLKASRSVALDRVVETLTRAFSD is encoded by the coding sequence ATGGGCTTTTCATCACTAGCTACTCTGGCCGCAGCTATACAGGCACCTCTAGATTATGTGCCACCTGCTCACCGAGAAGATTGTGTAGCAAATATTACTACTGATAGCCGCGACATCCGCGAAAATGCTCTCTTTGTCGCTCTGACGGGCGATCGTTTTGATGGGCATAGCTTTGTTGAAGCGGCGATCGCCCAGGGTGCCATAGCCGCAGTGGTTGAGCAGGGTAAGCTCATACCCCATCTGCCTTGCTTGCCAGTGGCCGATACCCTGGTGGCATACCAGGCTCTGGGGCACTGGTGGCGTACCCAACAGCAAGCTAGTATCGTAGCAATTACTGGGTCGGTGGGCAAAACCACTACCAAGGAACTGCTGGCGGCGGCCTTGGGCACCCAGGGACTAGTACACAAAACCCAGGCCAACTACAACAACGACATTGGGGTTGCTAAAACGCTGCTTCAACTTCGACCCGACCACGCTTTTGGAGTGATCGAAATGGGCATGCGGGGGCCGGGGGAGATTGCCCGGTTAGCCCGCATCGCTGTACCCGATGTGGCGGTCATTACCAACGTGGGTACAGCCCACATTGGCCGTTTGGGATCAGAGCAGGCCATTGCTGACGCCAAGTGCGAGCTGCTAGCCGAGTCGCCCCAAAGCATTGCCGTACTCAACCATGACAACGCCAGGCTGCTAGCCACGGCCCGCACCGTGTGGGCAGGGCGCACCATCACCTTTGGCTTAGAGGGCGGCGACGTTCAGGGTCAGCTAGTTGATCCTGAAACCTTGGAGGTGCAGGGAGTACGTTTACCACTGCCGCTGCCGGGTCGCCACAACGCCCTAAACCTATTAGCGGCGATCGCCGTTATGCAGGCTCTCAACCTCGACTGGCGGGTGCTCAGCCAAGGCATTTCAGTAGAGTTGCCCAGCGGTCGGGCGCGACAAATTCTTTTGCCAGACGACATTGTGCTGCTCGATGAAACCTACAACGCGGGGGTGGAGTCAATGACGGCGGCCCTTCATTTGCTAGCCGAGACCCCTGGCCAACGCCGGATTGCCGTGCTGGGCACGATGAAAGAGCTAGGAGAGCGATCGGTCGATTTGCACCGCCAAGTCGGGCAGGTCGTGAGCAATCTGGGATTGGATGCCCTGCTCACTCTAGCCGACCCTGACGAATCCTTGGCTTTGGAGGAGGGGGCAGCGGGCGTTAAGACCATGAGCTTCGCCGATCATCAGTCTCTAGCCCAGCATCTGCAAAGGATGATGCAACCGGGCGATCGCGTCTTGCTCAAGGCCTCGCGATCGGTGGCCCTCGATCGGGTAGTCGAAACCTTAACGAGGGCCTTCAGCGACTGA